The following DNA comes from Leishmania braziliensis MHOM/BR/75/M2904 complete genome, chromosome 13.
cgcacactaaagaccaccaccacagcaaaCTAAAAGAATTCGCTGAAAAATGGCTGGCAGCAAGtccgagacacacgcacacacgccaagagcgcgggggaggggaggggaggaaaggaaaggaaacaACTGATCAAAATTAACGAGGGGGTGAGGGCACAACTTACAGACGCGGATACTCAGCGAAGGATTGgcaagcgcgcacacacccaaaaACAAACGAGAGGTGAAGAATCGGTAGCGGGAAGAAGgtggagcgagagagatggTAAAGGCGCGGAAGAGTGGCGCCAGTGCCACCGTATGTCTGCCGTTGAAGCCAACGAGGGCAGAGCGCACAATCAAAAAGAATGTGAGCAATCGAGGGAgccgaaaagagagaacagcTTCAATCGAGCGAGGGCGTCGAACCTGGGAAGAGATgtgcaggcacacacacaccgccaaAACAGCGCACTGGCCTATTTTTCATTGTTTTTCTTTCAACACATTCATTCGTTTCCATATCACACGTAAGTTCAACTCCGCTCTACCTCCTGACCTGTCACggggcccatcgcgtggtgcgaagcagccgtagacacacgcgttacagcaatgcgccacCTCAGTCACCGGAGcacgccccccctccctcgcctcgcacaccacccacacccgcctCGCAGGTTTCTCTGACGCAACGCCACCTAGCACCTGACCGCCGGCGTCAGTAGCGATACATCGTTCGCACCTCCCCTACGCCGTAGGGGCTTGACCCTGGCCGCGCCAGAGGTGGTttggcactggcagggggATAGGGGGACTGCTTGGCTTCCTCGGGagagtgtgggtgtgtgtgtgtgaagtcTGCGATACCACGCACGGAGGtgtcccccttttcctcgcCAGCAAGAGCGNNNNNNNNNNNNNNNNNNNNNNNNNNNNNNNNNNNNNNNNNNNNNNNNNNNNNNNNNNNNNNNNNNNNNNNNNNNNNNNNNNNNNNNNNNNNNNNNNNNNAAAAGGCACGACCGGCGAAACAGGGAAAGAGGATAGCCCCACCCTACGCCGTAGGGGCGGGACCTGACCGCCCAAAAGGTGATGGGCAACGgcagggggaagggggactGTCGGCTTTCCTCGGAGAAGTGTGGGTGTATAGTGGAAAATATGCGATACCACGCACGGAGGtgtcccccttttcctcgcCAGCAAGAGCGCTGGCTAATGTGGCGCTTTAAAACGTgacctcgtcttcctctgcctTCAACCgtcgccacacacacagagacacacacacacaccagcactCTGCCTTTCTTTGTTATTATTCATTGCggcactgccccccccctgttCTCTGGTCAGGCAATGCGAAGGGTAGCCTCAGAAAACGCCCTtccatgcgtgtgtgggtgtcttgCAGGTGTTGGGGCACATTGGTATACCTTGTGCCTTCTCCACGGGAATTTTTgctgcctttcctctcttgttACTCGCTGCGTCctcgttgtgtgtgtgtgtgtgaaacACCTCCCTgtacaacaacaacaacaacaacgagaagaagaggagggtggtgggggggggggaggaagagggcaggCGCCCAACCAGCAAGGCAGTCACGCagccccccccttcccagTCTACGGGAGAAGGAAACACATGAACAGAATAAAGCCAAAACAAGCAAACCAACGAAGAGGCGaccgcgtctctctctctctctttctctctcgtttgttGTCGGTTTCTTCCCGGCATTGCGGGGCAGGTGGGAAGCGGATGGCTGACTCGACGCATGAATAAGCGCTGTGCCATCGCACCGCCTTGGTTGCAGTAGCCAAAATTGGCGTAGACGTAAAGATGGGgccagaggaggagcaggtcAAGGGGTAAGtacggagaggaggaggtctgcttccccttcccttccctctttcgcctctcttCACGCATCTCTCGCCATTTATTCTTTCCTCGCCTTGCCGTGGTTATTCGTTCATCAAGTTACCTCCTTTGATGTGCCAGAGTCGACCTCCCGCCTTGaactccgccacctccgccacaaCGCGCTGCACCACAGCCTCCAATGGGTCAGACACACTACCGGCGCGACCGCGCAGTGCGGCAGATTCCGGCGGAGACGTTAATCCACGCgcccgcaccacctcctccaatCGCTTCATGAGCGCCGCCATCTCAAATtggcgcagctccagcaccacATAGAGAATGGCCGGCCGGTAGTAATCCACGAGGGGTTCCCCGACAGACTTGAGGATCCACGTAGCGTCCGTGAACTTGTCCAGGCACTGTTGCAGCGCCGTGCTCAGCATTGCCTTAGTCGCGTGAGGGTAGCGCGCTTCCTGCGTCTTGATCACGAGGTCCTTCACCCGCTGTTTGTTGATGACGCCGTGCTCTGCAAACAGCTCGCGGATGTACTGCCGAATGGGTGCAATATCAGCGTCCTTGAAACTCAACTCCATACCCGAGACAGGGGAACTAAAAGGTGAAGCAGATGTGTTCACACCGCTTCCAGGGTGACCACTCGCCATGGAACTTGTCTGAGAGGCGAAGGACTGTGGTGTGCTTGCACCGCCATATGGGAACATTGCCCCTGCCGCCATGCTCGTTGTAAGCGGTGTGCCGCGCGGACGTAGACACAGTTGCGGCACAGGTCGGCCTGCGTTGATGTAAGGGATGTGCGCCATTACTTGTGTGCAACGCCGACGCCATGCTTCGTGTTGACTGGCCTCCTCGGCCGCAAAAGTCGTTTTGAAATCACGGAGGTTTGCCTCGCGGGCGGCGCGATCGGCAGGGACGCACTTGAGCCGCCAGCGACGCTTGGATGGATCGGGCTCTTCTGTGttcagcaccgccactgtTGCGAGAATCTCCTTGATCGAGCGCCGCGCCTCGGATGTTGTGATTAGGGCATTTAAGTCCGACCGCGCTACGCTACCATCCTCACTTTGGTAGAAGCGAGCCAAAATAACCTCGCGCAGGGCCGCGACACATCCACGGAACTGATCACAGTACCGACTGACCCACACACCGTGCAGCCACACAGCACACGACTTCAACGCCTCGaccagctgcgcctccggTACAGCTGCCATTGTCCTCACCACCTCGTTCGATGTGTAGGGTACCACGATGCTCTGAAGCATCCGGAGCGTGAGGATGTGGCAGCGCTGAAGCACTTGACTGGTCTGCTCAGCGACAGATTTGCGGTTTGCAAAGCGGTGAATGATCATCGATGGGTGCGCCTCGTCGCCACCGGAAATGCCGCCAGATTGAAGAATTTCTGGAGGGAAAAGACTGTTTGCCACTTCGGCTGGCTCCGAGGCCATGCTTGGGCTATCAATGATCTTCTCGAGAGTGGACGAGCGCAGTCGAGACCGCATTGCCGCGCTCTCAACAGAGTCGTCACGGAAGAACTGTATTTCTTGCGCAGTTTCAGCTTCCTCGTTCAAGACACGGCTGCGTTGGCGTCGCAGTTCACGTTGGATGCGATCCGCTGCCGCATATCCCGACATGGCGGAGGAGTTGGCCTGGCTGCAGAACGCCTCCATGACACGAACGGCACCGGTGGAGGACTCGGGAATGCTCAGTGCTGGGGTGAACTGCTGAATTGTCGAAACCGGGGTGAGATGGATTCCCTCGGGTGTGATGTAGCCCACAACATAGTTCGACTGCGGCAAAAAGggctgcgactgcagcgtGTAGTGGAAGGTGTGGTGACGCTGAAGCTCCATCTGACTCGGCATATTTGAGGCGGACTCCTGCAATCGCCGGAATGAGCGAGAGCCAAATGTGTCTAGGGAGCACTTCATTGTTAGGCGCGAGCCTGATTGGAGTACCGGGGAACCCTTTCCGTGTGCCCGTGAGGCCTCATTTTCGTCAGCTAGCGGTCCGCCGGTGCTGAACAGCTTGACTTCTGTCGCCTCGTACGGCCGCTGCCTACGGCGCAGCGGGTACTGAAAAATGTGAGCCTGATGTACAAGAGCCGATGAGGCGTAAACGTTGAAGGATGCTAAaacctcgtcatcctcgatGCTAGCGGGGCGGGTGCCAAAGCTCATTGCATTTctgagttttttttttttctcttcttcttccgttTCCCGGCGGTGTCCGCAGCAAAGTCGTTTAGGTTTCCACACGCGGATGGCTCAGTAGTGAAATGATGCTCATTCTTCTACTTTCGTTGTCGTCGAAGTTTTTGGTGCAGcgaagggggtggtggtggtggtggggggggggggaaatgAAGAtgtgaaagggagaaaatCAGGGTTTTGACATCGTAAGAAAAGAGGCCAATGAAATACTcccagagagcgagaaatAAAAAGTTTCCTCTGCTACTCTCAATTACTGAGACCTCTTCCGGTGACAAGGCAAGACACGCTAAGAAGGGAAAGCAGCGAGTTCCGTTTCTCCCCAGAACAGAGCGAGACAGCTTCTCGGACTTCTAAGaatgctcttcttctcctcactTTGAatctttttgtttgttccTGCTCCAAGCCACTGACGCAACCATCATATTCTCCCGTAGCACGAAAGGCTGAGCCGCGGCAACGTGTCCTTCTTTTTTCTGTCTTGCGCAGCCATAATCTCAGCAAGAGACGCTCTCCAGCGTACACTAAACAGAGCAGAGATGCCGTACCGCTCACCTTGAGAacgcgaacacacacacttctGCATACCAACTCAGCATCTTTGCAGCCTGTAACCTCAGCTGTTTGGGCCCATCTGAGAAGCGACACCTCAAATCAAACAGAGCGCGAGCTACGTTGCTCGTGTGCGTCGGAGCCGTGATGCGTCGTGAAACAAGAACACGGAGAAGAGGCCAAGCCGCCCTTCAGTGCAATTCTAACCCGGcaatttttttttgctgGCCAAATACAAATCGCGAGTaggcccctcccctcctcctcctcctcctccccccacccctataaaaaaaaggggcgcggaaaagaaagaaaaaaaaaaggaattCGTAAAAAGATCGAAAGGGGCTCTCTTGAAGAGGCAAAGAGCCCAAAGTTGAttccacagcgccgccaccgctccGGTACACCCCAAGCGAACCCCGCCCCCTCGCCCTCTTCGCTTCCTTTTCGTTGCCGGTACACAATACAACATTCCTCACTCAGTCACTCTTTGCTTGTCCGTAAAGCACCTTCACAAAACAAGAAGCAGCAAAATAGGCCACTGTCCCACCAATGAGCGCTAAGCACAGCATAAGCGCAATGCAGTATGAGTAATACACGACAAACATGAACAGCCCATGCATCGAGGCCTTGAAGAGATAAAAAAACACCGCATAGCCAAATGCGTACATCGAGCAGGATGCGCCGAAGCCCATCGACATCCATTTCCAGTGATGATTCTCCGTCGATAAGAGTAGAAAAGTTGCGATGATCGAAACACACGCCGAGATGGCAATGTAAAGGAGTGCTGTAATGGTGAGAAAGCCGTACAAGTGAAACACTTTGAAAGTCCAGATGGAGGTGAAAACAAAGCTGAATTCCACAAACACTGAGATGAAAGGAGGAATACCGCTCACCAACAACAGGCATTGAGGCGCCAGCAATCTCCGTGGTGGCCGCGGAATAAGGCGTGAGATTTGATTGACGTGCGGAATATTTCGTCTCCGCTCTGTTCGTCGAAATACGTAACGGCTACACAGCACACCGGCGAGGCACAGAGGGTAGGCCACAAAGACCCACAGGCACAGGAGAATGAGCACCCCCTTGAGGTACGGGAGCTGAGACGACCCGTAAAGTAACGCTACAGTCGAAGAAGGAAGAAACGCCGTTACATAAATCATCGGCACCAGGAAGAAAGCGACATGAAATGCACGAATCCACTTTGATGCCATGGGTGGTGCCAGAAAGCTACATCCGATGAACTGATATCCGGACACATAGCCGGCAATACCGCTGGTGAAGACATAGCCGAATACAGTATAGGTGACCAAGTTGTGGTTCATCGAGATACGGTAATTACTCATGACAGACAGCAAAATGGCCACTGCTGAGAGTACTAGAAGCTGCGTGCCGCACCCAAGGATGGCACAGAAGGTTCCGGCGTGTCGTGGTACCCGAAACACATCCGCGTACAGGCACCTCCACCCTGACTCGTCAATGATGTCCTGACCTTCAAAGCGAAACTGTGTTTCCCTTTCTAATTTCGCGCGCTCGTGGCGCAGCGTTCGCGAAAAAATGAGTGTAATTacggaaaagagaaagagcgcaATCAAACTGGAGTTGATGAGGGAAACAAATCGCGTTCGTGAGCTGACGTAGCGCGTGTCGAGCACGGTGGAAAGTCGATTGGCGTACTCCACGCTCGATGCCTCGAAGACGACCGAATACGTAAAGGTGTAAATCGTGTCCGCTTCCAGCTTTGCTGGGGAGCTCGTCTCAAGTGTGGCGCTCACAATTCGATTCCCGTTCACGCCAATGTGAAACGTACGGTGCAGAAAAATAGAAAATTTGTTTTCACCAGTTTCCTCGCCAATCGCACTCCACACTGGGAGTTCGTCAATCACCAGTTCATAGCGATAGTCGCCACGGATCATCTCGATCAAGAGCGCTGTTTCTCGCACGTTGGCTTTGTACTTGCACAGAACCGCAGTGCCGGTATTATGGTTGAATCTAATATTTGTGGGTAGAGTGGAGGCCTGGTGACCTGCAAGAAGCTCACCAAAAGTGAGTGGCTTTGCATCTTTTTGCAAAGTACACCCCGGCGCTTCTATGTAGTCGTAAGTCTCGTATGGGTTGTCGCGTGGGGCCATTTTGTCAACAAAAATGTTGACCTCATCACCGTCAAGATATGCATGCGTGAGTTCGCGAGCAGTGCTGACGCAGACTACGTAGGCAAGCGCCACCACAGTCAGAAACGAGTAGGGGCTCATTTCGTGAATATGCAAACAGTGATCAACAGGCGCCACGAAGAGATACCGCGCTGTAGTAACGTGCGTGGTGAAAGCAGGCAAAAATCAGAGTCGGgcgcaaaagagagaagtcgtgaagaggggaagagtTGCGCGATTAGTTTTCATTCTGCGGGGGTCTCcggcgtgggggggggggggggttgcaGGGGGGTTGTTGGCGGCGCGCGTTCCCGACGTGGGTCGGGGCTCGACGCGCGTTTGGGGCCGCCAAAACCCTATGAAGCCGCCCATGGGAAGTGCCCGAAACCTATCCTCGCCGATACGGGCCGCCTTAAGGGCGTCGCGTATGGCGCGCGGTGGTTCATCGAGCCGCTCGTCGGCGAGCTCAAAGGTACCCCAGTGCACCGCTATGGCCTGCTGTATGCGCTGGTCCTAGAAGATCTGCACAGCGTACTCTGAGTCAACGTGGGCGCGCGCCATGAACCACCGCAGCGAATAGGCGCCGATCGGGAGCGCGGCCATATCCATCGCGCCGAAGTGAGCGTAGATGCTTGTCGAGGCGTCCAGGTTGTACGCCATGTTGCTCGTGAAGAAATACTTCGTATATCCGTTTCATGTTTGCTGTGCCTCCGTCGCCACCTCAGAGCTAGACCAGGTCCAGCTGAAGGGGACGAGGGTGGGCTTCTCGCTCGTGGAGGCCGGCTGTGGCTGTTGCTTGCCTGACTGCCAACCGACACACCAGCCGCACCACAGCACCTCCTTGTCGTCGAAGGTGCTGTGCTTGCTCCGGTGCTGAGCCGGCGTGCAACCCACCCGGACTCCCTTCACCTCGCACGCCTCGTACCAGTCAAGCGTGATGATAGACGCGACCGGCACCCCCCACTTCCGGGGGAAGAGGTCCAGGTTCAGCGGCACGACGAACTGGGCATCTGGGAAGCGGGCCACAACAGCCTTGATGCTATGCTTGTCCATGTGGTCGTAGTGGTTGTGCGAGAGGGTGACAATGTGGATTGGTGGGAGTTGCGCTGCCGTGACGGCTGAAGGGAACCGGAGCGACAGCTCGACAAAATGACAGTGGTGAGGCCCGCTGCAAGAAAGCGCGATCGAAGAGGATGCTGACGCCATTGGTGAGGCACAGGAGCTGACTTGAGTGACCGATCCAGCACACCTTGTTCTTGACCGACTGTGCTTCGTCGTTACTCATGCTCGCGCGCCAGTGCGTCACTGACTCGACCATGTCTCACGGGGCGTACCAGATCTTGCCGAACGCGTCATAGCCGCCCTCCGGCTAGGGGACACCCTTGGAACGCGTGGGACAGCATCCAGCGCATCGCTTTCCCAGCCGATGCGCTGGACGACGTTCCAAGGCTGAGGCTCTTGAAGTGCCTCCCATCCCTGTCGCAGTTCGACGAGTAGGAGCCGATCGCCGCGCGTTTCACGTATTCAAAGCTTGGCTTTCCCCTgcaggggggaaggggggaggggctccatcattggcagaggcgcacgcgtcTGTCGGTCGGTGTGGAGGGTTGGTCTGGcctggtgtgcgtgtgtgcgtgcatagGGATACCAAAGCAGAGGTGCGAAAATTAGGAAGTtgaaaggagaggagcaaAGAAAGCGACCGTGCAGGCGGCGGCTGAGAAgccttcgtttttttcttctccttttcgcgtgtgggtgggtgcttGCTGTAACGGTAGGCACGCCTGCGTCACTCCGTGTGGTGCGTTGCTTTGCAGCGCTTCACTCTACGTTTGCAGCTCTCGGTGAGGGCGATGAGGAAGTCGTTAATGGCgcggaaaagggaaagagtcCGAGCGAGAGCAACAAAGATGCGAGGGATAGGGAAGCGGGACCGccaacgaaaaagaaagagaacgGCCACGCCACACTACGCAGTCGTGGAGACGTCGGCCGTTGGAAGGAAACCGGCCAACAGCGGGCGTCTGCGCATGCACGTGTACTTTGTTTCCTTTTCCGCCTTGCTGACGCACGCTTACAACAATCTTCTGCTTCTACCTCGTGGGTAGCTCGTGGTAGACGTCTTCGGCCATGGAAGCGGGTAGCCGCACCGTCTTGAGGCCATTGTACACGTAGTTGCGCGGTGGCTCGCAGCTGACCACCTCCGTCAGGCTGTACGTCTGAATAGCCGACTCGAAGGCGCCtacgaggaagagagcaccGAAGGCGGGGtaggcggcagcgcaggagaTACCACCAACAACGTCACCGTCCTCACCACCGTTCGCCCACGTTTCGTCGAGGTCGCTATCCACTGTGGCACCGTTGACCATGTTGGGGTGAGGTATCTTCTTGAGGGCGtcggcgtgccgctgctgctgctgctgctgcaccccgCTGCCCTCAGAGGAGTACGGCGTCAGGGTGAAGCGACGCGCGCACcggagcagcgcctccggcTCATCGTACACGTGCCACTCTCTCACGAGGGCGTCATCGTAGGAGCACGTGATGAACACGTCTGGGGTGCGCAGCACGCAAATGTGTCGCCCGAGGCCACGATGCTCCTGCAGTGTGCTCGTCACGAGCTGCGGCACGTAGGTCtccgcgacagcagcagaggaggccTCTTTTCCATGGTGGCAAGCCCATACGCACACTTTGCCATCGGCACAGCTGGTCACGAGTCGGCGGCGTCCGGCGAGCACACGAAGCGCAAAGCACGCCGTCCCCGGCGTTCGGAGGAAGGCGAGCGGGTATGCGACCGGTACTACGCAGCTGAGTGGCACCCGCAGGCCATTTTTGAGCTCCCCGCCTTCGAAGGAAACTGGCACAGCTGTGTCCGTGAGTCGGTCGCCCACTGatgcgccggcgctggcagccgccactgcgctCAGCTTAACAGTGTTACACACCACGCCGACCGCCGCTCCACCTGTGGCCACACGGCCGTACTTGGGTTTCCACTTGCTTACCTTGTCGGCGctactgccgccgctgcgttCCATCGCGCGCGCCATCTCCGACTGTACGGTAGATGCCGGCAGTAGCCACACATGATGGTTGACGAGCCGCGAAGCGCGGTACTCCACAATCTTCTCGGAATCGGTACTTGAGGCTGTGGGGGATGTGCTGCCTGCGTCGGAGTCGTAAGGCGGCGACGTCTCGTAGTGCAACAACGCGCACGACAGCGGTGCTCGGCGCTCCTCGTCCCAGCAGAGCGGGTGGTGTTCCGCGAGCGCGTTGGCTGACACTGACTCTGGACCGCGCCACGGCAAGGCGTCGATggcccacacatacacgccgCCCTCTGTCCCAGCAAATACCCGGCCGGCCTGCTCATCCACTTCTAAGCAGTGCACGGTGCGGTCGGCATCTCGGGACGGCACTTTCTTTGAGTTGTCCTCGCGCGCAAACGGGGTGAGAGGGGACAACATACCCGTCATGTTCGCACTGCATATAAGCACGTGCTGTAGGGTGTAGGAGTGGGCGGCCACGTCAATGCGCCACAGTCGCACCAGGCCGGCGTAGTCGCCAGTGAAGAGATACACGGCAGTGGGCTCGGCGGCGCGGAGGGCGtcgtgccaccgctgcagcgcaccttGTCGTTGCGTGTCGTACTCTTCCGCACTGCTACTATGACTCGACGACGCCGTGAAGGCGGAGCCTTCCCATAACTTGATGCTCCGTACCGCGGACGGGTGCGGCAGACATGTAATGCTAGCCGGAAGGGGATGAAACATGCTCACTGCAACACTTGTGTCCCCAGGAGGtgccgcggaggcgaagagtGTGCCTAGGTGATCCATGACCGTCACCGGCTCCTCGCGggcgtggcggtgcagaaGTCGACGGCCGACGCAGTTAAGCGGTGCGCGACTGCCCTGCCCGATGGCGCGTGCTGCCGAAACGtcgctgcgcgccgccgcctgcgccagcTCCGTCTCATGTTTCCAGAGGTAGGCTAGCTCAGGCAGTGTGGTCTCGCCGCACTCCGCAACGAGGGCTTCGAGGAGGTGTGGAGGCAGTAGCGGCATGAGGAAGACGTGCCCGTTGTCGGTGCCAATGAAGAAGTACTCCACCTGCGTACACGCAccaagagcagcggcgcggtgcAGAGCAGTGGCCAGTCGCGAAGCCCTCAGATCAGCTGACACAGCGGCATCTCCAGCCCACGCAGGTGGTAGCGCCCatgacagcagcgctgccgcctcctcagcgCCGAGGGCGGGGACAAGAGTATAGCCAAGACCAGCAACGAAGTTGAAGGCGTTGTCCTCCAACGCAAAGGTCGCTACTCGTGCCTTATCGCTGCATTGCTCATGGTAGAGAGGGGTGCTTAGCGCTGCTGGGTGCGGAGTGGCGGGGACCTCCAGAGTTGGGAAAATACGTCGCCGAGTCCACATGCGGCCAataaggggagggggagggggggggagaaagagagggtgcACAGTGAATCCCGATGCGCACGGCGGCTGCCTCACTGAGAAtttctctgttctctctctctctctctatggatgcgtgtgtgtgtgtgggtgtgtgtgtgtgtgtgtgggtgtgtgtgtgtgtgggtgtgggtgtctaCGTGAACCGACGATATTTTATCCGCCTCTTGTGTTCCACAAAATGCGTGTTTGGGGGTCGTGTGCGGGTAACAGAACCCAACGAGTTACGccaaaggggggaggaggaggggcaggtggtggcggcggaagaagggaagagtgAGCGGCTATCATTGCTCTCTGTGCCTGTCTTGTTTGCAGACCTCTTCCAGTGTGGTGTGCTTCcgcgaaagagaaagagcacaGGTGTGCCGGAAGGCAAAACCCAGCATCTCAGTCGATGCGCTCCCTACATCGGCTGCACATACATTCAGCATCAAAAGTGAGTCACTGTTAAGCCCAAACCGCCATTCCCCCATACACACCTTTGAGGACGAGAGGGCCTGCGCGCTTCTCCCCTATCACCATCCCTTTACACAGACCTAGCCTTATAGCTGCTCCGCACTTTGTCCATGGCTGCTAGCACAGCTGTTGCCAGCGGCGTCTATACACTAGTGTCATGGCGGTCGCTCCGATGGCGGTGCCGTGTGCCACAAGCTGCTTGTTTTCGCTTACTTAGCTTCTTagtctctttttcgtttaAGTGCTGCGGTTcacgggggtggggtggaggtggtgggggtggtggtgggggggggagcaaaTTTGCTAATGGGAGGAGATCACGACTCCAGTCTGTGttagagagaagagaagaaataagAATGCAAAGACGAAATCCACAACACAAAGcgcgcgtacacacacacacacacacagggagaaCACAGACGCACTTTTCTGCCAGCAGCGGACTGGGTgcgtaggggggggggggatgtgCGCCGGAAGGGTTGGGTAGTGGGGAGAAGAGTCTCCTTTGGGCCCCTCGCCCTTCTTTCGCGGGAATTGGCCTCTGCGTTGTCAGCGCCCTCATGACGGAAGACGCGTGTTTAGTGAGCAAAGACAGGGCC
Coding sequences within:
- a CDS encoding putative endomembrane protein, producing MSPYSFLTVVALAYVVCVSTARELTHAYLDGDEVNIFVDKMAPRDNPYETYDYIEAPGCTLQKDAKPLTFGELLAGHQASTLPTNIRFNHNTGTAVLCKYKANVRETALLIEMIRGDYRYELVIDELPVWSAIGEETGENKFSIFLHRTFHIGVNGNRIVSATLETSSPAKLEADTIYTFTYSVVFEASSVEYANRLSTVLDTRYVSSRTRFVSLINSSLIALFLFSVITLIFSRTLRHERAKLERETQFRFEGQDIIDESGWRCLYADVFRVPRHAGTFCAILGCGTQLLVLSAVAILLSVMSNYRISMNHNLVTYTVFGYVFTSGIAGYVSGYQFIGCSFLAPPMASKWIRAFHVAFFLVPMIYVTAFLPSSTVALLYGSSQLPYLKGVLILLCLWVFVAYPLCLAGVLCSRYVFRRTERRRNIPHVNQISRLIPRPPRRLLAPQCLLLVSGIPPFISVFVEFSFVFTSIWTFKVFHLYGFLTITALLYIAISACVSIIATFLLLSTENHHWKWMSMGFGASCSMYAFGYAVFFYLFKASMHGLFMFVVYYSYCIALMLCLALIGGTVAYFAASCFVKVLYGQAKSD